The following proteins are co-located in the Apium graveolens cultivar Ventura chromosome 5, ASM990537v1, whole genome shotgun sequence genome:
- the LOC141659456 gene encoding formin-like protein 1: MYKTNTLFISLLFTLVLTTLQSQLPSLTSKILPQSLSPSISPISPNLSPIVTLKKGEITTKTQLQPHSRKILPQSLSPLISPSLSPISPTISPISPIITLQKGEITTKTQLQAHSRKILHQPFFQPLSPSISPISPSLSPISPNLSPISPTTQPKYPFSSLTPPTPTNPNTFFPFYTTPPPPPTLTTTPTFPANISSLILTNPSPSSKPISRKLIAIAISLSLLSSLLVAIVATLLLHHKTRKLENSKPDSLRLYPSYTSPSDEPGTSTSTSTTTTATTNANASNIGKFSAMSASGYHKLGSPELRPLPPLPKQNPSGEQLYFKSKDQVEDHQLDQDDEFFSPTASPNGGVLNSGGLDLGSRSFNSRTASYPSSQSHSPMSTSPSIGYNLSPPSLIKSPDSLVNFPIPPPPTRQRRGSLSTESTPLRVSDVSECGEGNLPPMPPPMPAPRGWEGSGGFNNEPPVHVMPSRRVVDVDHRGDGERSEEVLKLKLKPLHWDKVRASSDHAMVWDQLKSSSFQLNEEMIETLFMMNTSKLTPKDANTPRPLFPLMNQDTQVLDPKKSQNIAILLRALNVTVDEVCEALLEGNSDTLGTELLESLLKMAPSKEEEQKLKEFKETSPFKLGPAEKFLKEVLDIPFAFQRINAMLYIANFGSEVEYLKRSFETIEGACEELKNSRMFAKLLEAVLKTGNRMNVGTNRGEAHAFKLDTLLKLVDVKGTDGKTTLLHFVVQEIIRAEGSRLSGDQTMSVDNQQPDLRDDIESMKLGLQVVSSLSGELTSVKRSATMDADVLNNDVAKLCTGITKVLEVLTLSEELASSENSRKLSESMNTFYKKAEEQLIKVQAQQSAALSMVKEVTEYFHGNSVKEEARPLRIFMVVRDFLSNLDQVCKEVGRINERTIVSSARPFPLPLNTSLPSLFPELSESQNYSTSDDESSFSS, translated from the exons ATGTACAAAACCAACACCCTCTTCATCTCCCTCCTCTTCACTCTTGTCTTGACAACTCTCCAATCTCAATTACCATCTCTTACTAGCAAAATCCTTCCCCAATCTCTCTCCCCCTCAATCTCTCCCATCTCTCCCAATCTCTCTCCCATTGTTACACTAAAAAAGGGAGAGATTACTACAAAAACACAACTACAACCTCATTCTAGAAAAATCCTTCCCCAATCTCTCTCCCCCTTAATCTCTCCCAGTCTCTCCCCCATCTCTCCCACTATCTCTCCCATCTCTCCCATTATTACACTACAAAAGGGAGAGATTACTACAAAAACACAACTACAAGCTCATTCTAGAAAAATCCTTCACCAACCTTTCTTCCAGCCTCTCTCTCCCTCAATCTCTCCCATCTCTCCCAGTCTCTCTCCCATCTCTCCTAATCTCTCTCCCATCTCTCCCACTACCCAACCAAAATACCCCTTCTCATCACTCACCCCACCCACCCCAACCAACCCAAACACCTTCTTTCCTTTTTACACAACCCCACCCCCACCCCCTACCCTAACCACCACCCCCACTTTTCCCGCCAATATTTCTTCACTTATACTAACCAACCCCTCTCCCTCCTCAAAACCCATTTCAAGAAAACTCATTGCCATTGCcatttctctctctctcctctcctCCCTCCTTGTTGCCATTGTAGCCACTCTCCTCCTCCACCACAAAACCCGAAAACTCGAAAACTCGAAACCTGATAGCCTCCGTCTTTACCCTTCTTACACCTCTCCTTCCGATGAGCCCGGAACAAGTACAAGCACTTCCACCACCACCACCGCCACTACTAATGCAAATGCAAGTAATATCGGAAAATTTTCAGCAATGTCTGCTTCAGGGTATCACAAACTTGGCTCACCGGAGCTCCGGCCATTACCACCATTACCTAAACAAAACCCCTCCGGAGAACAATTATACTTTAAAAGCAAAGATCAAGTTGAAGATCATCAACTTGATCAAGATGATGAGTTTTTTTCACCAACTGCAAGTCCAAACGGCGGCGTTTTGAATTCCGGCGGGTTGGATTTAGGTAGCCGGAGCTTCAATTCAAGAACGGCGTCGTACCCGTCTTCACAATCACATTCTCCAATGTCTACTAGTCCTTCAATTGGATATAATTTAAGCCCACCAAGCTTAATCAAGTCTCCGGACTCACTTGTAAATTTTCCGATACCTCCTCCACCGACACGACAACGAAGGGGCTCGTTGTCGACGGAGAGTACGCCTTTGAGGGTTTCGGATGTGAGTGAATGTGGTGAGGGTAATTTGCCACCAATGCCACCCCCAATGCCAGCTCCAAGAGGGTGGGAAGGGAGTGGAGGTTTCAATAACGAGCCTCCGGTTCATGTAATGCCGAGTAGGCGTGTAGTTGATGTGGATCACCGAGGAGATGGGGAGAGAAGTGAGGAGGTTTTGAAGCTTAAGTTGAAGCCTTTGCATTGGGATAAAGTTAGAGCTAGTTCTGATCATGCTATGGTGTGGGATCAGCTCAAGTCTAGCTCATTTCA GTTGAATGAGGAAATGATTGAGACTTTGTTTATGATGAACACGTCTAAATTGACGCCTAAAGATGCCAACACACCTAGACCACTTTTTCCTTTGATGAATCAAGATACCCAAGTGCTTGATCCGAAAAAATCTCAGAACATTGCGATTCTTTTACGGGCACTTAATGTGACTGTTGATGAAGTTTGTGAAGCTCTCTTAGAAG GTAATAGTGATACTCTTGGGACAGAACTTCTAGAGAGTTTATTAAAGATGGCTCCaagtaaagaagaagaacaaaAACTGAAGGAGTTCAAAGAAACATCACCTTTCAAGCTAGGTCCTGCGGAGAAATTTCTCAAGGAAGTTCTTGATATACCATTTGCATTTCAGAGGATCAATGCCATGCTTTACATAGCCAATTTTGGATCCGAAGTTGAGTACCTTAAGAGGTCATTTGAGACAATCGAG GGAGCTTGTGAAGAACTTAAAAACAGTAGAATGTTCGCGAAGCTTCTGGAGGCTGTTCTCAAGACCGGGAACCGTATGAATGTTGGGACTAACCGTGGGGAGGCTCATGCCTTCAAGCTTGACACACTACTAAAGCTTGTAGATGTGAAAGGCACCGACGGGAAAACCACGCTCTTGCATTTCGTTGTACAGGAAATAATACGGGCAGAAGGTTCTCGTCTTTCTGGAGACCAGACTATGAGTGTTGATAACCAACAGCCTGACCTGAGAGACGACATTGAATCCATGAAACTTGGTCTGCAGGTCGTTTCAAGTTTGAGTGGGGAGCTTACCAGTGTAAAAAGATCTGCTACCATGGATGCCGATGTCCTCAATAATGATGTAGCAAAACTATGCACCGGAATCACCAAGGTTCTGGAAGTATTGACATTAAGTGAAGAACTTGCATCAAGCGAAAACAGCAGAAAACTCTCTGAATCAATGAACACCTTTTATAAGAAGGCCGAGGAACAACTAATAAAGGTTCAAGCCCAACAGAGTGCTGCTCTTTCAATGGTAAAGGAGGTAACTGAGTATTTCCATGGTAATTCTGTCAAAGAAGAGGCTCGTCCATTACGGATATTCATGGTGGTTAGGGACTTCCTTTCTAACCTTGATCAAGTATGCAAAGAAGTCGGGAGGATTAATGAGAGAACTATAGTAAGCTCAGCACGTCCATTTCCACTGCCACTAAACACAAGCCTTCCATCGCTTTTTCCTGAACTTAGTGAATCACAGAATTACAGTACTTCTGATGATGAAAGCTCATTTTCATCTTAA
- the LOC141659457 gene encoding BTB/POZ and TAZ domain-containing protein 3, with amino-acid sequence MASPDFDSPWSSLTYEELSKSFNVKYEEIKIGMDETFREKYTAPFCQSCSVPRPPPFPSKMQSKNNNLVKLPESFLTSVPKETKQTWDKLFKQGCAADVCVVTENEAIIPAHFIVLNVASPVLGKFLTESKVINGYRYIKIPGVPYEAVYAFIRFLYSSCYEVKEMKKYTLHLLVLSHCYAVPSLKRVCEQILEQDFLTPENMIDVLQLARKCDASRLSFICTRMVVRDFKTISGTEGWKAMTLADSALEQELLGLVVEADSSKQERLKKVEEKKVYLQLYEAMEALLHIFQDGCRTIGPRDKVLKGNQVACNFPACQGLETLVRHFSICKTRVPGGCAQCKRAWQLLELHSCMCNDPDNCKVPLCRKFKVKMSTQSKKDAAKWKLLVSKVVAAKIALGPFSPRQSVYY; translated from the exons ATGGCTTCACCGGATTTTGATTCTCCCTGGTCATCCTTAACTTATGAAGAATTGAGTAAATCGTTTAATGTAAAGTATGAAGAAATCAAAATTGGAATGGATGAAACTTTTAGAGAAAAATATACCGCGCCTTTCTGCCAGAGTTGTTCTGTACCGAGACCACCTCCATTCCCTAGTAAAATGCAAAGCAAAAACAATAATCTTGTCAAACTTCCAGAAAGTTTTCTCACTTCTGTACCAAAGGAAACAAAGCAAACATGGGACAAGCTCTTCAAACAAGGATGTGCAGCAGATGTGTGTGTTGTCACTGAGAATGAGGCTATCATTCCAGCTCATTTCATTGTTTTG AATGTTGCATCACCGGTGCTGGGGAAATTCTTAACTGAATCAAAAGTCATAAATGGTTATAGATACATAAAGATTCCTGGAGTACCTTACGAAGCTGTTTATGCATTCATACGTTTTCTCTACTCTTCCTG CTATGAAGTGAAGGAGATGAAAAAATATACATTACATTTATTGGTTTTGTCTCATTGCTATGCGGTACCATCACTGAAAAGAGTTTGCGAGCAGATATTAGAGCAGGATTTTCTTACACCGGAGAACATGATAGATGTGCTTCAGCTAGCACGAAAATGTGATGCTTCACGGCTTTCCTTCATCTGTACGCGTATGGTTGTAAGAGACTTCAAGACCATATCAGGCACTGAAGGATGGAAAGCTATGACGCTTGCTGATTCTGCACTTGAACAAGAGCTTTTAGGACTGGTTGTTGAAGCTGATTCT agTAAGCAagagagattgaagaaagttgaaGAGAAGAAGGTATACCTGCAACTCTACGAGGCAATGGAAGCTTTATTGCACATTTTTCAGGATGGGTGCAGGACAATTGGACCTCGTGACAAAGTTCTTAAAGGAAACCAGGTTGCTTGTAATTTTCCAGCTTGCCAGGGACTTGAGACTCTAGTCCGCCATTTCTCCATCTGCAAAACACGAGTCCCTGGTGGTTGTGCTCAGTGCAAACGCGCGTGGCAGCTCCTTGAACTACATTCCTGCATGTGCAATGATCCTGATAATTGCAAGGTTCCTCTTTGTAG GAAATTCAAGGTGAAAATGTCGACGCAGAGCAAAAAAGATGCAGCAAAGTGGAAACTGCTAGTAAGCAAAGTGGTAGCAGCAAAGATCGCGTTAGGGCCTTTCTCCCCTCGGCAATCAGTATATTATTGA